Within Raineyella sp. W15-4, the genomic segment ATCACCTCCTCGCTGCGCCCCACCTCCGTCTGCACCAGGACGTACGCCTCGACCTTCGCCGTGCCGACCATGGCTTCCCCTTTCCTCGCGCCGGGGGGCGGCCCCCGGTGGCCTCACGCTACCGTGTCGAGGACACCGACACCGACAGGAGTCCCGATGAACCACACCGCCACCTCCGGGCGCACCCCGTGGCCCTACCCCGGCCCCCGCCCCGGGGAGGTGGAGCCCGCCGCCCAGCAGACCATCGCCGACATCGGCGAGTTCGAGCTGATCGACCTGATCACCCGCGGACTGCCCAGCAACGACCAGGTCGAACTGGGCCCCGGTGACGACGCGGCGATCATCCACAGCCGCGGCGGCCGGACGCTGTGCAGCGTCGACGTGCTGGTCGAGGGCGTCCACTTCCGCCGCGACTGGTCGTCGGCGCGGGACATCGGCCGCAAGTCGGTGGCGGTCAACGTGGCGGACATCGAGGCGATGGGGGCCCGCCCGATCGGCATCGTGATGGGCTTCTCCGCGCCGGGCGAGCTGTCCCTGACCTGGGTGCGGTACTTCGTCCAGGGCGTCCGGGAGGAGTGCGACCGGGCCGGGGTGTCGTTGATCGGCGGCGACATCACCAAGTCCCGCGACATCACCGTCTCCGTGACCATCCTCGGCGACACCGGGCCGGAGGGGCCGGTGCTCCGCTCCGGTGCCCGGCCCGGTGACCTGGTCGCCCTCAAGGGACGGGTCGGCTGGGCCGCGGCCGGACTGGCGGCACTGAGCAAGGGCTTCCGCACCCCCAAGGCGGTGGTCGAGGCCCAGCAGGTGCCGCAACCCCCGTACGGGGCCGGGCAGGAGGCCGCCCGGGCGGGCGCCACGGCGATGATCGACGTGTCCGACGGCCTGCTGGGGGATCTGGGCCACGTCGCCCAACGGTCCCAGGTGTCGATCGACGTGCACCGCGCCGCCCTGGGGATGCCCGAGCCGATCCGGTCGGTCGGCCAGGCCACCGGCGTCGACCCGTACGTCTTCCTGCTGACCGGCGGGGAGGACCATGCGCTCGCCGCGACGTTCCCACCGGGGGTGGTGCCCGAGGGCTGGACGGTGATCGGTACGGTCGGGGAAGTACCCACCGCAGGGTGGCCGTCCGTCACCGTGGACGGCAGGCCATGGGAAGGAAAGCAGGGCTATGACCACTTCCACTGAACGGGCCGGCTCCCCGGACGGGGCCGCCGAGGCGCGCCCGGCGGCGCTGCCGACCGCCCGGGTGCTGACGATCGCGGGCACCGACTCCGGTGGGGGAGCGGGGGTGCCGGCCGATCTG encodes:
- a CDS encoding thiamine-phosphate kinase, whose translation is MNHTATSGRTPWPYPGPRPGEVEPAAQQTIADIGEFELIDLITRGLPSNDQVELGPGDDAAIIHSRGGRTLCSVDVLVEGVHFRRDWSSARDIGRKSVAVNVADIEAMGARPIGIVMGFSAPGELSLTWVRYFVQGVREECDRAGVSLIGGDITKSRDITVSVTILGDTGPEGPVLRSGARPGDLVALKGRVGWAAAGLAALSKGFRTPKAVVEAQQVPQPPYGAGQEAARAGATAMIDVSDGLLGDLGHVAQRSQVSIDVHRAALGMPEPIRSVGQATGVDPYVFLLTGGEDHALAATFPPGVVPEGWTVIGTVGEVPTAGWPSVTVDGRPWEGKQGYDHFH